DNA from Misgurnus anguillicaudatus chromosome 13, ASM2758022v2, whole genome shotgun sequence:
ttttattaaaattgcctataataattcaattttttCACGGATTAATGGATTAATTTTCTGTGAAATATTATGgggttttaacaaacatgccaaAAAACATTACTCGTGTGCATTTTATGGCAAAACAcggggcactgatgtattttaagatatgtcagtgcaagttgttttgagtttagacagctcttacatttattttagtctaggactagtctaatccctgtccgggaaaccatccTATGAATGTATTATACAAAACAGGGTTTTTTAAATAACTCACCATAAtacattgtattgtattttatcaaatatatccaatgacttcaacacaatatagggcacttaaaacagatatttgttgaaaataaataaacatttaattcactttACGTTAACAGATCTTAGCAATAGCAGTTTAGCTTCATCTCCGTTTTTACAACAATCAAAAGCTTTTAAAATTAGGTAGCACACATACGTCTTTAAGATGTCTATTTGATGTCATCTGCAAgtatttggaaaaaagtgtTTGCTCACCTCAAATTAAAATAATCTCTTTAAATAAAACGGAAATCACTATACATGTttgttctcacatatttaagctaCTAAATGAAGAAACAGAAAAAGCATATACCTGCCAAACTGTGTAGTAGGACAAACATTTAATCAAAAATCCAAAAAATCCAAATTGGACCTGCCAAATCTAGTACATCATGTAAGAAACGTTCCTCAAACGTCATGAATTGTAGTTTAAGAACTATTAGGGTAAAATTTAAATACACACTCAAATCTTACTTTTACAAGAAGACACATCATATGTGCATGCCTACTGTTCCTATCGGTGTTCGTTGTGGAGATGGCTATTTCACAAGCAATATCTAAAACAGTACAAATAACCATGTACACACATGACAGAGCAGGATAAATGTTGAATTCTAGGGCATAGACATAGACAGTGCAGAGGCGTCAGTGCTGCGGGGGTCCTTCACACCTACAATCAGGTCATTGGTTCTCTTAGTTCCTTCTACCAATGAGATGATGTCCACCTTCTCCACCTTATGGCCCATCTGTATGAGAGACTCCACGTCGGCCTGCATAAATTTAGCTGGACAAATAAAAAGACAGAATTAAGAAATTTCCTGTCATGACAAAAGATTTAGGGTTATAGGCTTGGAGATGATTTCTTTgttaattagcattttttattagACTCTGAAAAAAAGTATTTCTTAATCACCTGAGAgtgggattaagcggatttgatttgaaaatattttataaagtatagtGCATGTTGAAAACATTCGGTTACAATTATTATCTCATTCTTGAGAGAGGTGGCATTTAGgggattttgcatctgaactcttcatatactcATGCACAATATACTATGTGAAAAATTTGTCACATgtgttattaaattatttaattcttcaatttattgtgtttatttatatattttatgttatgcaagtcaattttTGTGCATACTTGGTTGAAAATTTGATTCCAATTGTTATAATCAAAAAGTTAGGTACTAAAATCTACATTTACACAATCACCTAAAACACATATGTTAGATTGAAAACCTTTAATAAAAGGTTTTGTTTGACTAACAGGTTAAATGCAGAGAACTTAGAGTCTACCAGGAGGGTGTTAGTTTGTATGAGAGGATGAAGCCTGCCGTAAGCTAGACTGTCACTCATGTTTTTGCGTAATGATAAAACATTAAGCAaaacctgaaagaaaaaaaacacaacagatTTTAGAAGTAACTTTATTCTGCTATGATGAAGTTCAAATCATTTATCATTTATCTTCAAGGGTAGTGTACTGCCACAAAAACTTTACCTGAGTGATGCCACTAAGGGCCCGGTCACCATTAGAGGAACCCAAGGTAAGGTAAGTGCCACAAAGACCAATAGAGGGTCTTATTGCAACGGGAATTAGGAAGGAGGCGGGTCGCTTCCCTGGATCAATCCTGTTACGCTGATgataacacacagttacatgttacatatgaagagtttgcttccaaaacgagataactctgtttttaacatttttgttaaaacatgtttattattatattatcatgttattattgtgttttattgtgctacttagctgtattttttatgaaGGCTAAAAACAAAACgaaccaactgcagtttgattgatattaattggaatgcacaatcaaaaaaaccagagttatctcgtcatatattttttaacttaGAAAACTGTACCATCTGTTCATGTATCCTAACCAAATGTGAAAAAGTATTATgaatacttaaaggtgcagtgtgtaaattttagcagcatctagtgcttgtccgttaagggcttctgtagaaacatggcagcacaaaatgccaacttccatgtaaggggaccctctttgtatggagataaaaaggtctcgttctaagttaataaacacattatGAAAGggctttatacacccctgataatatagttttgtatattattttgcatttctgtcaagagatctttctaaaaattacacattgtaCCTTTAAAGTGAATTCTACTTATATAGAGATAACTCTGTTTTTAAGTGCATTATCTAATAGCATTTGCTAAagatgtatgtatatgtgtatgtacaaGTATGTAtacatgtgtatgtgtgtatttatgcaTGTATATGTAGGCTTtgtatatgcatgtatgtatgtatatatcaCTTGTTCATTTAATTTGTTGTGATTTTAAACATAGTATAACCTTTTTATCCTTTGCTTATTGTATTAATAATTCTATTGTATtataacagtttttattttaggATGCCTTATAACATCTGGCAAGGGAACTGCCCatacacagtaaaaaaatatcCCATCTGGTTAAAACACAGTGTCAGGCATAATGCAATCATCGATCATAAGAAAAATTTCAGACAGGGGTTGTGTTATtgaagttaaatttttttttttttttgagaaaattgCTTTACACCACATTGCATTAAATCAACTTGCATAGGTCACAGAAGTCACATTATTTATAaagtatgtgtttgtttatgtcatATAAAAAGCATGCACTTGCTCTAGGCATACCGGATTGAACTCTGCTGAGCCGTGGGTTTTATTGGGCCAAGAGAAATCCAGAATCTGACTATTAAGGAGAATCCCAGAGGGTGTCATAATATAACTTCCGAATGGCCGGTTCAGTGAGCTAGGAATAAAATAAGCCAAATTAACTTATTATAAGGGTTTTCTGATTCATTCAGCAATGTAACGTTACTCACCTCATAACAGATACTATCAAATCATCTCTGCCCATCACCATGACCTGGCTGGCGACAGCGTCCCTCTGCAGCTCATATGATGGTGTGAAATGTTGAGCGAGAGACGCATGCGAATCGTTAATCATTTGACGAAATGCAGCAGCCTGAGTTTTACTGAGAAACCAATGACAATATAATTTTATGTTAGTTATGTTAGGATTGTAATGTCGCTGAAATTGAATTTCCTTGTTGCCTTAAGACACATTGTGGGAAGTCCTGGGGTGTGATATGCTACTCAGTCTAAAATGATTTTGGTAATTCAAATAGTAACACCTCTCAATAAtattgtatttgttataataaCTGCCAGTGTACATCATTTTACTTATTACACGGTTACTTGCCACATGGGTAAATATACATACCCGTCAACATTGGGTTGGGAATAAGGGTTTTAGATGGGTATGGTCCCCCCTTCCCCTCTGTTTTCACTACTACGCAAGGAAGACTCTTGAATGGTATGCCTTGTATCACATATTTTCTATGGCTCTCTTGCATTTGCAAGGGATTTGTTATACACATAGGTCATAGACATTGCATTCCTTAACACATTTTAAGAGAAGCAGTAAAGCACATAAAGCAGTGGTTCACTTCCCAACATGCAAAGTTATAAAGACTGCACACCCCACCACATGCACTCAGCATGCACATACAAATGTGCAAGTTTGTGTAAGCTTTTGTAGCTTTGCACGCAGCTCGTCATCCACCTTCACCCTCTTTTTCATCTTCTTTATCCACTATTCTTCTTTTTGTTTTATTGGCGGATGTTCTTTGAGTCAAATGTTACAGATATACTGCTGCATTCTTTACCGAGAGTGAATTTAGTAAACATCAAATATGGACATGTGGGATTTctataaaaagataaaaatccGGAAGAAATGCAGGAACTTATTTGAACAGGATGATGGTGGGATAGAATGTAAAATACAGGAGAATCCCATAAAAAAATGGAAGGATTGACAGGCATGTGAATATATgataacaaaatattaattaaaaatatatttacttttatacttATTTGCTCATATGTGTGTTATGTAACTGATTCTAATACCcgtttttacaaaagtttcagaTTTTCACTTAGTATTGAGGAGAACATTATTCACATCAATCACCTGAGCATCTGTGCCACAACTTCTGAAACAGAGCCATCAAACTTTGGGTCTCCAAGTCCACTAGCCTGTGACAAGGCGATCTTCAAAGACTACGACAGAAAATAAATATCAGAACTACATGTACAGCTGTATATACAGTGGTGTAAAAAAGTGTTGGCCCCCttcttgatttttttgcatgtttgtcaaaccaaacaaatttaaatattaatcaaagataacacaagtaaacacaacattaaaacatAACTTATCTGTGGTTTATCACAACTGAGTTCAGTTTCCCTAGCCATAACCAGGACTGATTACTGTCACACCTGTTCAATCAAGCAATCACTTAAAAAATGGACCTGCCTGACAAAGTGAAGTAGACCAAAATATCCTTTAAATGCTACACATTATGCCAAGCAGGGAAATATTGTATTCATAATCCCGGATGAATCGCCTGCGATTATGAATCTGATATTTCCCCACTTGTCAGtaaactacggctctgtgtagtaaatgccgctccatccgaaagcagctgatggcgatttattaCTAATCATCAAGAAAcaggctttactgacgagatgcgcatgacaatcacgtgtgatttatcgtgcagccctacaataaatcaataatttttaaatcaatcaaaACCATCAAAACATGTAGTACCTCAGCTATCCAGTGGTAAACTGTGTTCTTCGGGACCTGGTTTGTGATGTTATATCCTTCCAGGATGTTTAGAGCTGAGAGGAGAGCAGCTCCCGCGTGGGGTGGAGGGACAGCTAACACCCGGTAACCTACCAGTggtagtaaaataaaaaggatTACGTAGTGAacttcacagcaactgcatcagcgctgaatacctgaggtaattttatgttatagacctcGCAATGAGCTTCTCCACTGTCATTTCAAGTGCGTGTGCatttgaagttcaaatagatttgattggctgtcaatggtttattgttcataaagaaaaaaaataactcATAAAGTGATCCCAACAATATCGTTAATTGTATCTTTATACAAGTTTTCAttataatgtgaatggcccTTAACACAAGCAAGGCACTGATGAACACCATAATAAACACAATGCAGTTTTCCCAACAAAATAAATTGTAATAACTTACAAGAGAATCAACAGATCTTTATCACTACCCATATGTTGTTATCACTTTATTAATACTCTGTCATTAAAGAATGTACCCAATTCAAGACCAAAGAGACAATATAAATCTAGTTTCACCTCGGTTTTCATTGTTGCCATGTTTTTAAACCTAATTCGGTTCAGatacaatgggtctcattcactaagcatgcgtacgcacacaTTTGTTCGTAAAATGTGCTTATGGACTTTTAAACTTagaaatcatgattcaacaaaaactttcatactaaaatgttttttaaatgtattccaaaacgcaataatcatgaacaatgaaacaaatatataaaatatataacacataTAGATTATAGGGTTCTTTTTCCTTGTTTGTGATTATTGCGCACgtgtggtctaagttgttcttatgtttttgcaaacatttagaagaaaattgaatataaaagtttttgttgattCATGATTTGTTGTTAAAAATTCCGAACACACATGTCACGAACAAGTTAGTGCGTACGCATGCTAAGTGAGTGAGACACACTGATCTTTACCTTTAATTTAAATTCCACACTATACACAACCATAAACACATAATACATGACCATTCGAGCACACCaagcatgcgcataaaagtgtaaaataacgtATTACTCTAATAACAGCTTAATTGAAGATAAGAGCAGGCTTCACTCAATGTGTCTAAACTTAAACTTTAAGTGCTGGcctaaataatttaaatacatAAGATAAGAAGGAGGCTGCACTATGCATAaagtctttgtttttcatttagttgcctaataattctgcacaatAATATTTGCCTAATAATggtgtacatagaaatattctcttaagaaagccaaaatttcacttttactacttaaatgttcaggtttgagggtttgttaacattttgaattgactaagtgcactgtagttgtacaataacaaaagtaatcctcaaaaatacaacttgcctaataattgtGCACACGGTGTATAGCCTATATATTTTGTTCattgtttcagttgtttgtattgtttgtatTGTTAAAAAGCATAAACATTAAAGGCTGATTTGAATTCCCATCTGCTGGTCATAATAATACGTGTATgagaagaaaaaaagaaaaaaggggGCGGCGTCAGGCTGCAGGTTGGGTTCGGGCAGATAATTCACGTTGATGTGTCGGGTTACATCGTGTCCGGGCTTTAAAAGCCACAGGCCGGGTGGGGTTGTAATTTTCAGGCCTGTTGAGAACTCTAGCATAGTCTAAAAGAAAGGCGTAAACGTGgcaaaagtaatgcgttttAAACCTTAAAGccattaatgtaaacatgacctcagtaattatttaaaatagatGAGTGCACTTACCACTAAAGCCTTAATTACTACTACAATGAAGTGCCATTTATCTCAGTTTCAGTGATTGTGAAAGAATCGCATTGTGTCATTGTACAACAGGTCAAGCTAAAGTTTTTAGGTTACACAACTGTTTGGACTTCTGTTTCATGAATGTAGAGttaaaaatcttattttaattgtCTTATTATGTCTAAACTGCACAATCTCttctacttaaatattttagaGATATGCAATCTTTCTAAGAGTTGCATaataaccaaaaaaaaaatgcatatttacCCTGATAAAGACTTTGCAGTGGTTTTTGTAGAACAGTGGTATAGTTCAGAAAATCTTCCTCTGTCAGCACACCTCCTTTCGCTTGAACCttatcacaaaacaaaacaatcaaTCAATTGCTAATGTTGGTAACATTCATGCAGttgatcatttattaaaatatgaataagtGCTTGTGTGAAATTGTCCTAAAGCCTTGGACGGGGTTTAGACATACCACAGATGCTATTTCTTTAGTCAGATTCCCATTGTAGAACTCTGAGATCCCATTGATTGCAATCCTGTCTAAAATGTCAGCTAAATCCAGACGTGTAGTGAAAAGTCCTGCTACTGGCGCCTGTCCATTTGGCAGGAAGAGATTTCTGAATGTATCAGACACATTTTGGTCTTTCACTTCAGACAAAGCATCAGCTGTGAAGACATTTAACAACATTTGATGCTATGTGAATCTCATTAGAGTGAACTGCTCTTACCAACTGATGTTAATGGAAAGAAGAGCCACAATTAAATAAGTATCTTTAACACAGATGTGCCACATTCTCAGCCAGTTCATGTGTAACGTTAAATCCATTTCTGGCAACATCTGCAGCCAAAGTGATAAGCTCTTTCCACTGCATTCTAGAAAAGAGGAAAGTgttcaaataaaatcaatacaTTCATCAACTCAAGTAATTCGACTTTAATgcagaaactttcaaaaacaatCTGTTTAAAGCGCTCAGCTGATGTGATAGATTTAACTATGGCTGTTACCACAGATCTAACTTTAGATCTAGCTCACTAGATCTCTCTCATGTCAGGAAAAATGACTTTCCCTGTCCATTACTCAAAATAGTTTTACAACTAGATACAACTTTTATGTAAGTTATGCCACAACACAGATACCGAGATGAATGAGAAAACAGCAGACAGGagatgtaataataataataataataataataataataatagtaaagaTGATCTATTGAATAATCTTAGTTATGTTCAATGCTCTTAGCTTTTTAGTTTAGCTTTGTCAATGGTCGGACGTCTGACCAGAAGCAGATTTAGGGGATGGTATTATACCAAACACAGACAGTGGAAGTTTCACAACATTCTCGTTAATAAAAACCTTGATATGGAGACCATTGGAGACTCACATTAGCATTAAAAGACAATACTGCGCCAACATAAGATACATAACAACATTAGGAAAGTATTATAAAATAGAATAACTAGAgggaaacacaaacacacacacaccagttgcttttaaagggcacctattatggcccttttacaagatgtaatacaAGTCTCaggtgtctgtgaagtttcagctcaataccccacagatcatttattatagtattTCCAAAATAACCCTATTTGGGTGAGAGCAAAATGCGCTGTTTTTGTTTcagcaaatgagctacagctccttaATTCATTAAAAACAGATAACGAgcgctttcagttaaaataaatgtgatcaatacagtctgagacaatagtatctcacTATTGCCATATTGTGGACAGCCTAAtggtgcatttacaccaaccgcggtagaggcgtgaagcgcaagtgatttcaatgttaagtcaatgtggagacgcgttgacgcgcgtcaggaggtcccgcggcgcggaagaggcgttcggcgcggagcggaagacgcgtttccgcctcattcgcgcgtgaagctcgcgtgaaaggcgcgaattgagcgttgtgcgcggtacgcgcgaatggtgctattgtgcattttgcgtttcacgcgaatttgcggctaacgctcgagttgaaaatttttaacTTTGACGGAAtttcgtgccgcgttaaccaatcaggagcctgcttgctgctgtggtggcagtcccgcccggagtcactcactcaagcaGTCACTCGAAGTTATATGACACACgttgttatttctatagaggagacaggaataaaaaggacctcgcttggaagagtgtcagtaaggactttgggcaacctggtacgttgtaatacacacttcacttttgagtcaagTGACGTTTattcgacccgcgccgtttatttaccccctatagtaaggttacccaatacaaactggtaactctcttgataaatgcacaatcaacatcagtcatcttgcaaacagacactcgcacagcagttgcccctcccacaagaagcggattttgcctcggacgcgcgtcaaatgcttgctttttccgcgcgtcttttccgctctacacgcgcgaatgcattcaaagtgttcaagctgcaaactaggcgcggtagacgcgattttgacgcccaaaacgcgtttggtgtaaaccctgcataAAACTTGCTGAGAGtagaaactatggtaatgcaggattGTAAGTGGATGGGGCTTGACATTAGATGACCTCACATTGGTAAGAGAATCAAAGCGGCATGTCTAATGAACCTTTATAGTTTAATGAGGATTAAAAAAACAAGGAGCGGGTGGATTTGTTTCATCGTAGGGTGGTCAAATATtgccaacacacatttgtgTCACCTTgttaaagtggattttgcataataagtGCCCTTTAAGAAACT
Protein-coding regions in this window:
- the LOC129431198 gene encoding glutathione hydrolase 7, translating into MYTPAADAGVTVVEKDATLSGAYSPVDYMSITSFPRLPEDDVVSSDNTLKSRKDDDNFLSEQDTDPDLFLKSARLQRMASSASDLGSHDVTPLRETTRDPLAQECACTRDGLTVIITACLTFATGVTMALIMQIYFGNPQVYTQAAIVTDVARCTSLGFDVLGKQGSSIDAAIAASLCLGIIHPHTSGIGGGGVMLVHDIRKNESRVIDFRETAPFAIHEDLMLNVDQRPGLLVAVPGMLSGLHQAHQLYGRMQWKELITLAADVARNGFNVTHELADALSEVKDQNVSDTFRNLFLPNGQAPVAGLFTTRLDLADILDRIAINGISEFYNGNLTKEIASVVQAKGGVLTEEDFLNYTTVLQKPLQSLYQGYRVLAVPPPHAGAALLSALNILEGYNITNQVPKNTVYHWIAESLKIALSQASGLGDPKFDGSVSEVVAQMLSKTQAAAFRQMINDSHASLAQHFTPSYELQRDAVASQVMVMGRDDLIVSVMSSLNRPFGSYIMTPSGILLNSQILDFSWPNKTHGSAEFNPRNRIDPGKRPASFLIPVAIRPSIGLCGTYLTLGSSNGDRALSGITQVLLNVLSLRKNMSDSLAYGRLHPLIQTNTLLVDSKFMQADVESLIQMGHKVEKVDIISLVEGTKRTNDLIVGVKDPRSTDASALSMSMP